The segment CAACCTCGGGGCCGCCGTCGTGCCCGCTTGGGCGATCGGACATGATCTTGGCGTGTCGACGGCAGATGATTACCGGTGGTTCCAGCGCGATGGCAACGAGTTCGTGCTGGGTTTCTGTCTGTCGTTCGTCAAAGGGCTTCCGGCCAGGGAGGTGATTCGTCGGCTCGGTCGCGTCGAGCTTGTGGACACCACCGTGACCGAGGTTCCCGGCGGAACGCTGATGCTGGAGAAGAACGGCGGGCTGGGGATCCGGGCGAGGATCAACAAAAGGTTGTCGGCCGGCACCGACGTGGTCGTGGTCTACGACAGCGAGCACAGCGACGCGGAATTGCACTGGCTGCGTGACGGGGACGCCCGGCTGGTGTGCGACCCCTACGCGGTCAACTGGCGTTACGGCAGTGATCCCGATGCGCTGCTCGGTCCGATGCGGCGGCTCGGATTCAACTTCAGCGCGGCCGAGGCCGACGACCCAGCCTGGGTCTACGACGACGACGCGCCGCTGCGGGCGTTCGCCCTCGCCGAGCACGTGACCGGGATCCGGTTCCCGGAGGAACTGGTGCCCGTCGAGGCCGCGGTCGACGACGCGGAGGATCTCTGGGCCGGCGTCGACGGGGCTGACGAGCGGATCCGGGCCGCCGGCCCCGGTGGCGCGTACCTGGCCCGGACCGACCTGCCTCTGTTGCTCGCACTGTCCCGGGCCGGGGACCCGGCATGCCGGGAGGTCCTCCGGTGGGCCCGCGAGTGGGCCTTCGCCAAGGCCGAGGTGGCCGGCCGGCCGGACGCCGACGAGGTCCTCGGCGCGCTGCGTTCCGGCGCTACCGTGCCGGACCTGCTCGCCCACCGGTTCTCCGAGCAACTGGATCCGCCGCCGATGGCGCCGGACCGCCAGGCCGACGGCAGGCTCGACCGCGGTAGCCGGCAGATGCTGTTCCGGGAGATGATGCTGAACCCGGTCGCCGCTCATCCGCTCGCCGCGGCCTGCGACGCGCTGGTCGCGGCCGCTGCCCTGGACACCAGGCGCGACCAGCGGCTGCACACCGATTTGCGCCGCGCCTTCCCACAGCTCGACGCTCTCGGCCACTAACGCTCACGCCACCGGCTCGCTGCCCCTCACTGACAATGAACTGTGATCAAACCCGGCGCGGCTGCGCGGCATGAGAATGCGCTGCGATTACGTACTCGGATTCACACCGCAAGCTGACGTGTCGACGATGCAGTCGGCACGTTCGCGTGTTCCGTCTGCGCTGAAGAACTCGTCCTCTTCACGCATCCACCGTTTCCACAGATCCTCCTTGCCGGGGAAGTGGGTGTCCCTGGCCAGGCCGCGGGCCAGCCTCAGTTCCGCAGGAGCCTCGACCCAGATCGCGTACGCCAGACGCCCGATGGTGTCTCGACGAGTGCACGTGACGCCCTCGATGATCACTGTGGGCGACCATGGTTGCGTCTTCCAAGCGCCGAGCGTCGATCCGTACCAGTCACCACTCCAGTCCCTGGCCTGGTACGTCGCGTCGCGGCCGGCCAGGAGGGGCGACAGGACCTGTTCATCGAAGCGCGGCCACCATCCCGCGAAGCAATCCCACGAAACGAAGTCGTCGATCTCGATGATGGGTGCCGCCAGGAGGCTCGACAGGCGCGACGCAAGGAAACTCTTGCCCGACCCGCTGGGGCCATCGACGCCGATGACCCGGATGCCGTTGACCGGCGCCCGTTCGGTAACGGAGGCGGCGATCCGCTCACCGAGTTCGAAGCCCACCTGTCACTCCCAACATCGCCGGCGACGAGCACCACTCTAGTACGGCAGCCGCCGTTCGTGATCATGGCTGGAGCTGCTGGGAACAGGGCGGCCACCGCGTGATCTTGAGTATGTTGTGGACAAACTTTCAGATCTTGCGGTGGCCGCAGGCCACAGCGTAGACCCCGATCGGTGGCAGCAGGTCAGTGACAAGGTGATCGGATCGTTCGCGGGCCGGTTCGCCCGGGTGGAACCGCGGCAGGCTGCGGCCGGGTTCATCACCGGGCTGCTCGCGGGCCTGGAGATCAAGACGAGCTGGCAGCTGGCCGAGCAGGCGGGGCATACCCGTCCGGACGCGATGCAACGGCTGCTCTATCGGGCGAAATGGGATGCTGACACGGTGCGCGACGACGTGCGCCAGGTCGTTGCGGACTCCCTCGGTGACTCCGATGGTGTCCTCGTGGTCGACGAGACCGGCGACCTGAAGAAGGGAAAGCACACCGTCGGGGTCCAGCGCCAGTACACCGGAACCGCGGGCCGGATCGAGAACGCCCAGGTCGGAGTGTTTCTGACCTATGCGAGTCGGCACGGGCACACCCTGATCGACCGCCGCGTGTATCTGCCCGAGTCCTGGACCAGCGACCGTGAACGGTGCGAGCAGGCCGGCGTCCCGGGCGACATCGCGTTCGCCACCCGCTCGCAACTGGCCGAGAACATGATCACCGCGGCGGTCGCCGCGCACGTCCCGGCCCGATGGGCCGCCGCGGACGAGGCTTACGGCAACAATCGTCACCTGCGTTCCGAGCTGCGCAAACTGCGTCTGGGTTACGTCCTGGCCGTCTCCCGCGATCACCTGCTGCCGCTCGACGGCGGCAAGACCCGCCGCCGCGCCGACCTCGTCGTCGCCGATCTACCGGCCACGGCGTGGACCCGGCGCAGCGCCGGCGATGGATCGAAAGGGCCCCGCTACTACGACTGGGCCTGGCTCGCTGACGTCGGCGCTGACGGCGACCCGGACGACGACGGCCGGCACAGCGTACTGATCCGCCGTAACAACACGACCGATGAGCTGGCCTTCTACCGCTGCTGGGCGCCCGGCCCGGTCACGCTGGCACACCTTGTGCGCATCGCAGGAATTCGATGGACGGTAGAGGAGGGTTTCCAAGCTGGAAAGGGGCAGGTGGGGCTGGACCAGCATCAGGTCCGGCGATGGAATTCCTGGCACCGGTTCACCACGCTCGCGCTGGCCGCCCTCGCTATCCTCGCGATCTGCGCCGCCGAAGCCACCAACACCGAACAGGCCGAAGACCCCGACATGATCCCGCTGACCGTCAACGAGATCCGCCGTCTGATCAACGTCTTCCGCGACCAGCCAACACGCAGCACCAACTACCGTTTGCACTGGTCAGGATGGCGACGCCGACACCAAGCCCAAGCCAGACGAGCCCACTACACCCGCCGCCTCAACCTCGAGTTTCAGTCATGATCTCGAATGGCGGCTGCCGTACTAGGCGCGTTGATCGGGCGACGCAGAAGACCAGATTGATTGCATCGGTGACGAATGGGTAGCCTGCACAGCCTCGGGTGGCCGGAAACTCAGGAACACCAAGTTCGTCCGC is part of the Actinoplanes sp. NBC_00393 genome and harbors:
- a CDS encoding DUF6461 domain-containing protein, giving the protein MSTADDYRWFQRDGNEFVLGFCLSFVKGLPAREVIRRLGRVELVDTTVTEVPGGTLMLEKNGGLGIRARINKRLSAGTDVVVVYDSEHSDAELHWLRDGDARLVCDPYAVNWRYGSDPDALLGPMRRLGFNFSAAEADDPAWVYDDDAPLRAFALAEHVTGIRFPEELVPVEAAVDDAEDLWAGVDGADERIRAAGPGGAYLARTDLPLLLALSRAGDPACREVLRWAREWAFAKAEVAGRPDADEVLGALRSGATVPDLLAHRFSEQLDPPPMAPDRQADGRLDRGSRQMLFREMMLNPVAAHPLAAACDALVAAAALDTRRDQRLHTDLRRAFPQLDALGH
- a CDS encoding uridine kinase family protein, which encodes MGFELGERIAASVTERAPVNGIRVIGVDGPSGSGKSFLASRLSSLLAAPIIEIDDFVSWDCFAGWWPRFDEQVLSPLLAGRDATYQARDWSGDWYGSTLGAWKTQPWSPTVIIEGVTCTRRDTIGRLAYAIWVEAPAELRLARGLARDTHFPGKEDLWKRWMREEDEFFSADGTRERADCIVDTSACGVNPST
- a CDS encoding IS701 family transposase, producing the protein MGSFAGRFARVEPRQAAAGFITGLLAGLEIKTSWQLAEQAGHTRPDAMQRLLYRAKWDADTVRDDVRQVVADSLGDSDGVLVVDETGDLKKGKHTVGVQRQYTGTAGRIENAQVGVFLTYASRHGHTLIDRRVYLPESWTSDRERCEQAGVPGDIAFATRSQLAENMITAAVAAHVPARWAAADEAYGNNRHLRSELRKLRLGYVLAVSRDHLLPLDGGKTRRRADLVVADLPATAWTRRSAGDGSKGPRYYDWAWLADVGADGDPDDDGRHSVLIRRNNTTDELAFYRCWAPGPVTLAHLVRIAGIRWTVEEGFQAGKGQVGLDQHQVRRWNSWHRFTTLALAALAILAICAAEATNTEQAEDPDMIPLTVNEIRRLINVFRDQPTRSTNYRLHWSGWRRRHQAQARRAHYTRRLNLEFQS